In Leptotrichia sp. OH3620_COT-345, a genomic segment contains:
- a CDS encoding MFS transporter, with protein sequence MKQFLKLWTGELISNIGSGMTAFALSVYIYERTKSVTYVSLITLLAYMPGIILSPVGGALADRYDRRMMMIIGDLFSGLGLLYILWNINIGNKSLIPIFAGTVFSSLFTGILEPSYKATVTDVLSEEEYDRASGMIQMAGNAKYLISPALGGVILSFWGMKAILILDIMTFIITSFIIFSVRKYVNKGKRVKKSSFILQMKEGFSEITENRGIFSMVVTMFFVCFLIGIVQVLLRPLILSVSTVKTAGFMESVCAVGMLFGSLWIGVRGLKGKYVRALSVAGVISGIFMSFTGMYFDLIITGIFIFLFFITLPFINTCADVLVRLNVSDEVQGRVWGVIGFITQIGMVIAFAVSGILVDMVFEPLMSKGILTDSIGGFIGYGNRGGIGLMLMFSGIGMVLMFIIIGKNKAIKGLELGKEKVGNVS encoded by the coding sequence ATGAAACAATTTTTAAAACTATGGACAGGGGAGCTTATTTCAAATATAGGGAGCGGTATGACAGCCTTTGCTCTTTCTGTGTACATATATGAGAGAACGAAAAGTGTAACTTATGTATCCCTTATTACACTTTTAGCCTATATGCCGGGGATAATATTAAGTCCTGTGGGGGGAGCCCTTGCCGACAGGTACGACAGACGAATGATGATGATTATAGGGGATCTGTTTTCAGGGCTTGGCTTATTATATATATTATGGAATATAAATATCGGAAACAAAAGTCTTATTCCAATTTTTGCAGGGACAGTTTTTAGTTCATTATTTACAGGGATTTTGGAGCCTTCCTATAAGGCGACTGTTACTGATGTACTTTCCGAAGAGGAATATGATAGGGCAAGTGGAATGATTCAGATGGCAGGAAATGCCAAATACCTTATTTCGCCTGCACTTGGAGGGGTAATTCTTTCCTTCTGGGGAATGAAGGCGATACTCATACTGGATATAATGACTTTTATAATTACTTCTTTTATAATTTTTTCAGTAAGAAAATATGTGAATAAAGGAAAAAGGGTAAAAAAAAGTTCCTTTATTCTCCAAATGAAGGAAGGTTTTTCTGAAATAACCGAAAATAGAGGGATATTTTCTATGGTGGTTACCATGTTCTTTGTATGTTTTTTAATAGGGATAGTTCAGGTTCTTCTAAGACCTCTTATCCTTTCTGTGAGTACTGTAAAGACGGCGGGATTTATGGAATCCGTATGTGCAGTCGGAATGCTTTTTGGAAGTTTGTGGATAGGAGTAAGAGGTTTAAAGGGGAAATATGTAAGGGCATTATCTGTTGCCGGTGTTATTTCGGGAATATTCATGTCCTTTACAGGAATGTACTTTGACCTTATTATTACAGGAATATTTATATTTCTTTTTTTTATCACGCTTCCCTTTATAAATACATGTGCAGACGTGCTTGTGAGGTTAAATGTCTCTGACGAGGTGCAGGGAAGGGTATGGGGGGTAATAGGATTTATAACCCAGATAGGAATGGTGATAGCCTTTGCGGTATCTGGAATACTGGTGGATATGGTATTTGAGCCTCTTATGTCAAAGGGAATACTTACAGATAGTATAGGAGGTTTTATAGGATATGGAAATAGGGGAGGGATAGGTCTTATGTTAATGTTTTCAGGAATTGGAATGGTTTTAATGTTTATAATAATAGGAAAAAATAAAGCCATAAAAGGGCTGGAACTGGGAAAGGAAAAGGTGGGAAATGTATCTTAG
- a CDS encoding HAMP domain-containing sensor histidine kinase, with translation MINKIKRNFNNMSITMKITLWYTSFVIILISAMLLMSFFITDKITGDTNKRELIKAVNEIISDPDEFEEFDDGIFFLKYDDTGEITAGNFIHGFDERLPLKESSLSSYNSKNGKFYYYDMKIYEDEWIRGVIPVSKITQETSLLSLIILILTPLLLIIIIYGGYKIIKSFLKPIEKISDTALEIQKSGNFSKRIELGEGKDEVHKMAETFNSMLNSLENFYLHEKKFSSDVSHELRTPVSVILTESQYSLQFADNMEEARESFEVIERQSKRMSELINQIMELSKIERKDKIILEKINISNIIEKIMEDYKNLLIERSIKINTYIQPNLFIYGEKVMIERLFDNLLNNAMKFTENKININLYAEEKKCILEVIDNGIGIPEKEKDAIWNRFYQINISRNKEINQGFGLGLSLVSKIVELHNASIKVDSEENKGTKFTIIFSLLNQG, from the coding sequence ATGATAAATAAAATAAAGAGAAATTTTAACAATATGTCGATAACAATGAAAATAACTTTATGGTATACTTCCTTTGTTATAATCTTAATATCGGCAATGCTGCTGATGTCTTTTTTCATTACTGACAAAATAACGGGAGATACGAATAAGAGGGAGCTCATAAAAGCGGTAAATGAAATAATTTCTGATCCTGATGAGTTTGAAGAATTTGACGACGGAATTTTCTTTTTAAAATATGATGATACCGGAGAAATAACAGCAGGGAATTTTATTCATGGATTTGATGAAAGGCTTCCCTTAAAGGAAAGCAGTTTAAGTTCTTATAACAGTAAAAACGGGAAATTCTATTATTATGATATGAAAATTTATGAAGATGAATGGATCAGAGGGGTAATCCCTGTAAGTAAAATAACTCAGGAAACAAGCCTTCTCTCTCTTATTATTCTTATTTTAACTCCTTTACTTTTAATAATAATAATATATGGCGGGTATAAAATAATAAAAAGTTTTTTAAAACCTATAGAAAAAATATCCGATACTGCTCTGGAAATTCAGAAAAGCGGAAATTTTTCCAAAAGAATAGAGTTAGGCGAAGGAAAAGATGAAGTACATAAAATGGCAGAAACTTTTAACAGTATGCTGAATTCTCTGGAGAATTTTTATTTACATGAAAAAAAATTCAGTTCGGATGTTTCTCATGAGCTTAGAACTCCTGTAAGTGTAATATTGACAGAAAGTCAGTATTCTCTTCAATTTGCAGATAATATGGAAGAAGCGAGGGAATCCTTTGAAGTGATAGAACGTCAGTCAAAAAGAATGTCAGAACTTATAAATCAAATTATGGAGTTGTCGAAAATAGAAAGAAAAGATAAGATAATATTGGAAAAAATAAATATTTCAAATATAATAGAAAAAATAATGGAAGATTACAAAAATTTATTAATTGAAAGAAGTATTAAAATAAATACATATATTCAGCCTAATTTATTTATTTATGGGGAAAAAGTAATGATTGAAAGGCTTTTTGACAATTTGTTAAACAATGCAATGAAATTTACCGAAAATAAAATAAATATAAATTTGTATGCCGAAGAGAAAAAATGTATTTTAGAAGTTATAGACAATGGAATAGGAATTCCTGAAAAAGAAAAAGATGCTATCTGGAACAGATTTTACCAGATAAACATCTCAAGAAATAAGGAAATTAATCAGGGATTCGGATTGGGTCTTTCATTAGTTTCAAAAATAGTGGAACTTCATAATGCATCTATTAAAGTAGACAGTGAAGAAAATAAAGGGACAAAATTTACTATAATTTTTTCTCTTTTAAATCAGGGATAG
- a CDS encoding TetR/AcrR family transcriptional regulator has translation MSNGNRKTRVVKEYEERKREITDTAARMFIQKGYERCSVNEIISEVGIAKGTFYHYFKTKEEVLDAVIEKFTEKIRKKAEKIADDSSLEPQDKLIGIFFSMNIEEEIGDKLISDMHKPENALMHQKSLSSAIETLTPILVKAVEEGIREKVFSCLYPKQYMQIFLASAITLTDKGIFDVDDLEEEKFIKGMISLLEKMLDTKEGEFLRRIEKV, from the coding sequence ATGAGTAACGGCAACAGAAAAACACGTGTAGTAAAGGAGTATGAAGAAAGAAAAAGGGAAATAACGGATACCGCTGCAAGGATGTTTATTCAAAAGGGGTATGAAAGATGCAGTGTAAATGAAATAATATCAGAGGTTGGAATTGCAAAAGGGACTTTTTACCATTATTTTAAAACGAAAGAGGAGGTATTGGATGCCGTAATTGAAAAGTTTACGGAAAAAATAAGAAAAAAGGCGGAAAAAATAGCGGATGATTCCTCCCTTGAGCCGCAGGATAAGCTGATTGGGATATTCTTTTCCATGAATATAGAAGAGGAAATTGGAGATAAACTTATTTCAGACATGCATAAACCGGAAAATGCACTTATGCATCAAAAATCCTTGTCATCAGCAATAGAAACTCTTACTCCCATTTTAGTCAAGGCAGTTGAAGAAGGGATAAGGGAAAAAGTATTTTCCTGCCTGTATCCAAAACAGTATATGCAGATTTTCCTTGCATCGGCAATAACATTAACAGATAAAGGTATCTTTGATGTGGATGACCTTGAAGAGGAAAAATTTATAAAGGGAATGATATCCCTTCTGGAAAAAATGCTGGATACTAAAGAAGGGGAATTTTTAAGGCGTATAGAAAAGGTATAA
- a CDS encoding response regulator transcription factor: MKILLVEDEKDLNNIITKYLKKNNYSVDSVFDGEEALEFLTYSEYDLIVLDIMLPKMSGFEVVKKLRNINNGTPVLMLTARDSGEDKVKGLDSGADDYLVKPFDFNELLARIRAVVRRKYGNISNIITIGDIELDISKKKILKAGKEVELTGKEYEVFEYLIQSKNRILSREQIKEHVWDYGYEGESNIIDVLIKNIRKKIDTENGKSVIQTKRGLGYVIKEDENQ, from the coding sequence ATGAAGATTTTATTAGTTGAGGATGAGAAAGACCTGAACAATATAATAACAAAATATCTGAAAAAGAATAATTATAGTGTAGACAGTGTCTTTGACGGAGAAGAAGCTCTTGAATTTTTAACATACAGTGAATATGATCTTATTGTTTTAGATATTATGCTTCCTAAAATGAGCGGTTTTGAAGTAGTGAAAAAATTAAGAAATATAAATAACGGTACTCCTGTTTTAATGCTGACAGCAAGAGATTCAGGAGAAGATAAGGTTAAAGGACTCGATTCGGGAGCTGATGATTATTTAGTCAAGCCGTTTGATTTTAATGAGCTTTTAGCTAGAATAAGGGCTGTTGTGAGAAGGAAATACGGGAATATTTCAAATATAATAACTATCGGTGATATAGAACTGGATATTTCAAAAAAAAAGATTTTAAAAGCAGGGAAAGAAGTCGAATTGACAGGAAAAGAATATGAAGTTTTTGAATACCTTATTCAAAGTAAAAACAGGATTTTAAGTAGGGAGCAGATAAAGGAACACGTTTGGGATTACGGCTATGAGGGAGAATCGAATATAATAGATGTTTTAATAAAAAATATACGTAAAAAGATAGATACTGAGAATGGGAAATCCGTTATACAGACTAAAAGAGGTCTCGGATATGTGATTAAAGAGGATGAAAATCAATGA